One window of Medicago truncatula cultivar Jemalong A17 chromosome 2, MtrunA17r5.0-ANR, whole genome shotgun sequence genomic DNA carries:
- the LOC120578357 gene encoding uncharacterized protein, whose translation MTRTQWRRYQRQKKATTLQDITNVDKGKGKQKVVFEMVKKPTTERILPPLSILKKDHPKEDEEMTSNFTGSDPSLDIVCNVVSILPVEYDVQSEINEVESDFVDEMAIHKPLCYYVMNNGCVEEQHAVFEKPDTSMKEGVTTATVNLLPQSFLGKIGVYDSDLKPHNVILTNYEGTSGNSLGAIELELVVGSTRRITTFMVVPSKANFNVLLGREWIHGVGAVPSTVHQRITIWKEDGQVENVEADQSYFLAEVNTITKKNFDKQLAHIAPVISPGPKKMTSSDEIYSMKLQPEAGFVWEKEFRDHNFVMVNQQEVQIENEGLLETRAQAYKKKSTAYLAENEFQTAKEAECLKQEEIEKLADGSIDDGVEDQKLDCIYDDEPLGFEEDPMGSTTKMKAQDPLEEIDLGDGTVKRPTYVSAKIPEGFKSQIAELLKEYKDCFAWDYNEMPGLNREVVELKLPIRPDKKPVKQIPRRFAPQILPKIKEEIDRLLKCGFIRPARYVDWLANVVPVKKKNGTIRVCIDFRDLNLATPKDEYPMPVAEMLVDSAAGFDYLSMLDGYSGYNQIFIAEEDIAKTAFRCPGALGCYEWLVMPFGLKNAGVTYQRAMNLMFHDFIENFMQVYIDDIVVKSSSEERHLEHLRQSFEKMRQYGLKMNPLKCAFEVCAGDFLGFVVHKKGIEINQNKTKAIIETKAPSTKKELQSLLGKINFLRRFISNLSGKTQAFSPLLRLKKDDVFKWEPEHQKAFDEIKSYLVNPPVLSPLLKGRRMKLYIATSDGTIGSMLAQEDEHGTERAIYYLSRVLNDVETRYHPSEKLCLCLFFSCTKLKHYKKPFDVYVYSHFDIIKHMLSKPILHSRVGKWALALTEYSLTYQSLKAVKGQIVADFIVDHSVDEILTTEIENHPWNLYFDGSSHKNGTGVGIVIISPKHHVFKYMFRMNQLCSNNEAEYEALITGLEIALELGARYIEIKGDSELVLRQMTKEYRCVKESLVTYHAIASRLLKQFTQAEIRHVPRMENQHANDLA comes from the exons ATGACGCGAACTCAATGGCGTAGGTATCAGCGCCAGAAAAAAGCAACAACATTACAAGACATCACCAATGTTGACAAAGGAAAGGGTAAGCAGAAAGTTGTGTTCGAAATGGTTAAAAAGCCAACAACAGAGAGAATCTTGCCCCCATTGTCAATTTTGAAGAAAGATCATCCCAAAGAGGATGAAGAAATGACTTCGAATTTCACTGGATCTGACCCTAGTCTCGACATAGTATGCAATGTGGTTTCTATCCTACCTGTGGAATATGACGTTCAGTCAGAAATTAACGAAGTTGAAAGTGATTTCGTCGACGAAATGGCAATTCACAAGCCACTATGTTATTATGTCATGAATAACGGTTGTGTAGAGGAGCAACATGCAGTCTTTGAAAAACCAGACACTTCGATGAA agagggcgttacaacagCCACAGTGAACCTGCTTCCTCAATCATTCCTGGGAAAGATTGGAGTCTACGATTCTGATTTAAAGCCTCATAATGTTATTCTCACTAACTATGAAGGCACTTCAGGAAATTCGTTAGGTGCTATCGAACTGGAATTGGTGGTAGGTAGCACAAGAAGGATAACAACATTTATGGTGGTCCCATCAAAAGCAAACTTCAATGTACTGCTGGGTAGAGAATGGATACATGGCGTGGGTGCAGTCCCCTCTACGGTGCATCAAAGGATTACCATATGGAAAGAAGATGGGCAAGTTGAGAACGTTGAAGCCGATCAAAGTTATTTCTTGGCTGAAGTAAACACTATTACCAAGAAAAATTTCGATAAACAACTGGCACATATAGCCCCAGTCATATCTCCAGGACCCAAAAAGATGACTTCGAGTGATGAAATATACTCCATGAAATTACAACCAGAAGCAGGGTTCGTGTGGGAGAAAGAATTTAGAGACCATAACTTTGTAATGGTCAACCAACAGGAAGTTCAGATAGAGAACGAAGGTTTGCTCGAAACTAGAGCCCAAGCATACAAAAAG AAAAGTACAGCCTACTTGGCCGAAAACGAATTCCAAACGGCCAAAGAGGCTGAATGTTTGAAGCAAGAGGAGATCGAGAAGCTTGCGGACGGGTCCATAGACGACGGTGTCGAAGACCAGAAATTGGATtgcatttatgatgatgaaccaTTAGGCTTCGAAGAGGATCCCATGGGATCCACTACAAAAATGAAAGCGCAAGATCCCCTCGAAGAAATTGACTTAGGAGATGGTACGGTCAAAAGACCTACTTATGTAAGTGCCAAAATCCCTGAAGGATTCAAAAGTCAAATTGCAGAGCTATTAAAAGAATACAAAGATTGCTTTGCATGGGATTACAACGAAATGCCTGGTTTAAACCGGGAAGTGGTAGAATTAAAATTACCAATTCGACCAGACAAAAAGCCAGTCAAGCAAATTCCTCGTCGTTTCGCTCCACAGATCCTaccaaaaatcaaagaagagaTCGATCGACTGCTGAAATGCGGCTTTATTAGGCCTGCAAGGTATGTAGATTGGCTAGCAAATGTAGTtccagttaaaaagaaaaatggaaccaTAAGGGTATGCATAGATTTTAGAGATTTGAATCTCGCTACCCCTAAAGACGAATACCCAATGCCGGTAGCAGAAATGCTAGTAGATTCAGCGGCGGGTTTCGATTACTTGAGTATGCTAGATGGATACTCTGGTTACAATCAAATCTTTATTGCAGAAGAGGATATCGCTAAGACCGCATTTCGATGCCCAGGCGCATTAGGGTGTTATGAATGGCTAGTAATGCCATTTGGTCTAAAAAATGCTGGTGTTACATACCAGAGAGCGATGAATTTAATGTTCCATGATTTCATAGAAAATTTTATGCAGGTTTATATCGATGACATTGTAGTGAAATCTTCTTCGGAAGAAAGACATTTGGAACATTTACGCCAATCATTCGAAAAGATGAGGCAAtatggattgaaaatgaatccTTTAAAATGTGCATTTGAGGTTTGTGCAGGTGATTTCTTAGGTTTCGTCGTGCATAAAAAGGGGATCGAAATCAACCAGAACAAAACTAAAGCAATAATCGAAACCAAAGCTCCTTCTACAAAGAAAGAGTTGCAGTCTCTACTAGGAAAGATCAACTTTCTCCGGAGATTTATATCAAACCTAAGTGGCAAGACACAAGCTTTCTCACCACTACTCCGACTAAAGAAAGATGATGTTTTCAAATGGGAGCCAGAGCACCAAAAAGCTTTCGATGAAATCAAGTCATATTTGGTAAACCCTCCGGTTCTTTCTCCTTTGTTGAAAGGCAGGAGAATGAAATTATACATAGCAACGTCAGATGGCACCATAGGAAGTATGTTAGCACAAGAGGATGAACATGGCACAGAAAGGGCCATTTACTATTTAAGTCGTGTACTTAATGATGTTGAAACAAGATATCATCCTAGTGAAAaactttgtttgtgtttattcttCTCATGTACAAAACTTAAGCATTATAAAAAGCCTTTTGACGTTTATGTTTATTCTCATTTTGATATCATTAAGCATATGTTGTCGAAACCAATTCTACATAGCAGAGTCGGAAAATGGGCCTTGGCACTGACAGAATATTCGTTGACTTATCAATCATTAAAAGCTGTCAAAGGCCAAATTGTGGCCGATTTTATTGTAGATCATTCAGTAGACGAAATTTTGACAACTGAAATAGAAAACCATCCTTGGAATTTATATTTCGATGGTTCCAGTCATAAAAACGGTACTGGCGTGGGGATAGTGATAATCTCGCCCAAACACCATGTATTTAAGTACATGTTTCGAATGAATCAGCTTTGCTCTAACAATGAGGCTGAATATGAAGCCTTAATCACAGGTCTAGAAATCGCACTCGAACTTGGGGCAAGATACATCGAAATCAAAGGAGATTCTGAACTTGTCCTTAGACAGATGACAAAAGAATATAGGTGCGTTAAGGAAAGTTTGGTCACCTATCATGCAATAGCTAGCAGATTGTTAAAACAGTTCACCCAGGCGGAAATTCGGCACGTACCTCGAATGGAGAACCAACATGCAAATGATCTGGCATAG